The Megasphaera elsdenii DSM 20460 genome includes the window CATTTCGATTCCATCACATCCATCTACGATATCGCCGACGAAGCGAAGAAATACTTGTCCCTGGGCCATGAAGCCGGTGAAGGCTGGTTCCTCACGGGGGATATGATTGACCTCATCCACCGCGGAGCCAAGAACATCGTCTGCCTCCAACCCTGGGCCTGCCTGCCGAACCACGTTACGGGCAAAGGCATGATCAAGACCTTGAAGGCCGCCTTCCCGGAAACGAACATCGTCGCTATCGACTATGACCCCAGTGCCAGCTCAGTCAACCAGACAAACCGTCTGAAACTGATGCTGACGACGACCTTTGAAGGCATCCGCGAACCGGTGCAGGAAGATGCGAAACCGGTCCTGCCCTTCATGAGCGGCGTCCGCATCAACAGCTCACTGGAAAAATAGTTCCAATAAAAAGGGGGTATGTATCATGAAAAACATCTTAGTTCCCATTGACGGTTCCCATCCGTCGCACAACGCCTTGCAGCATGCCATCGACATTGCCAACGTCTACAACGCTGAATTGACCATCGTCAATATCACCAATGCCGATGCCGTTCTGGACAGCTTCGATGTCTTCGAAGACATGACGGACGAAAAAGTCAAGGACCTGACCAAGCTGGCCAAGGACAAGAGCGGCTACGTCCTGGAAAAAGCCATGGAAGCCGTTCCGGAAAATCTGATGGTCCACACGGTCCAGCTGGTCAGCACACCGGAAATCGGCATCCTCAGCGAAGCGGAAAAATGCGACGCCGATCTCATCGTCATGGGCCGCCGCGGCAGCCATTCCCTGTCGGAACAGATTCTGGGCAGCGCCAGCACGTATGTCCTGGCCCATGCCAAATGCCCGGTCCTGCTGGCACATAATGAAAAAGAAGGCCCGTATCAGCGCATCCTCGTCCCGGCCGACGGCTCGGAAGAATCGTTGAAAGCCGTCCGCTACGCCGTAGAATTTGCCAAAGCCGACGGCGCATCGGTGACGGTCTTCCACGTCGCCAACATGCGCGACCTCATTGCCGAAGAAACGGCACTGGACCAGAAAAAACACGGCCTGGAAGACCTGACAGACCGCCTGCGCCAGAGCGCCGACCGCGTCTTTGCCCTGTGCAAGGCTGCCGTAGCCGACCATAAAGGCGGCGTGGACATCCACTTCGTCGCCAACATCGGCCGCCCTGGTCCGACAATCCTCAAAAAAGCCGAAAAAGACGGCTCGGACCTGCTCATCATGGGCAGCCGCGGCCGCAGCGGCCTGACCTCGATTCTCCTGGGCAGCGTCAGCCGCTACATCACGACCCATTCGGGCCTGCCCGTCATGATTGTAAAATGATGAGCTCGTGGCTTCGGCCTGCGGCCTAGTGGTTCGTGGTTCGTAGACCGCAACGGTCCCCTGGGCCGTCCTGCTAAGGCGGCCCGCCCTGAATGATGGGGATAACGCAGGCCGTAGTTCTCCGAATACACCCGAATACATAAAAAGGGGCTATCCCATTAAGCAAAAATACTTAATGGGATAGCCCCTTTCCATTGAAATTTCTGAGAAAAAGCAACCTCTCAGTCAGCGTTGCTGACAGCTCCCCTATAAAGGGAGCCAGGGCAGGCCGTACAGGACGGCGCCTGCATTGCGGAGTGCGACCTGCGGGCGCCCTTACACGAGCCACGAATCACTAGCCACGAGCCACTATTTTTTTCTCATCGCTTTGTAGAGTTTTTCTGCCGTCATGGGCAGGTCGCGCAGCCAGATGCCGGTGGCATTATAGATGGCATGGGCGATGGCCGGCGCCGGCGAGTCGATGACGAGTTCGCCGATGGATTTGGCCCCGAACGGTCCGTTCGGTTCATAGCTCGGTTCAAATTCAACGTTGATCTGGCCCAGGTCCATGCGCGTCGGCATGCGGTACTGCATGAAGGAGTTGTTCTGGATACGGCCTGACGGCGTAATCTGGATATTTTCAGTCAGGGCCATGCCGATGGCCTGGACGATACCGCCTTCGGTCTGGACTTTGGCTAGGGCCGGATTGATGACCGTGCCGCAGTCAACGACGGCGTCATACTGTACCAGCGAGATATGGCCCGTTTCCGGGTCGACGTCGACGGTAGCGGCACCGGCCATGTACGGCGGCGGACTGGTCGGCGAGTAGCACGATTCCGTCGCTTCCAGGGCGATGTCATTCATGAACATGGCGTCGTTGCCCAGGTCCTTGATGGTGATTTTCTTCCCTGTCGCCAGGTCAGTGATGGCCTGGCCGTCAAATTCCAGATTGTCGATACCGGCCGAGCCCAGTTTGACGGCAGCCCGTTCTTTCATGCGCTGTATCAGGCTCTGGCAGGTCTTGACGACGGCATTGCCCGTAAGGTACGTCGTCGACGACGCATAGGAGCCGCTGTCATACGGCGACGTATCCGTATCGACGCCATAGGTGACGATGTTGTCGACCGGGCAGAGAAGACATTCCGCAGCAATCTGGGCCAGGATAGTATCACAGCCCGTCCCCATATCGGTAGCGCCGATATTGAGGGAATAGAAGCCGTCGTCGTTGACCTTGATGGTGACCGAGGCGACGTCGACGTTGGTAATGCTCGACCCCTGCATGGCCGCAGCGATGCCGATAGCCCGGATATGGCCATTGGGCAGGACCTGACGCGGGCAGTCGTCGTGCCAGCCGGACATCTGGACCACCCGTTCCAGGCACTTGTCGAGGGTACAGCTCAGGGCCGTTTCATTGAAATAAGCCGGCATGACCTGTCCCTGACGGACCAGGTTCTTCAGGCGCAGGGCCACAGGGCTCATGTGCAGGGCTGCTGCCAGTTCATTGACGGCTGTTTCCAGGGCAAACAAGCCCTGGGTCGCACCGTAACCGCGATAGGCACCGGCGGCGATGGTATTGGTATAGACGCAGGTATAACTGAAGCGGAAAGCTTCGGCTGCATTATACAAGGGAATCGATTTATGCCCCGACAACGTGACCGTCGTCGGCGTATGTTCGCCATAAGCACCGGCGTTCCACAGGGAATCGACGAAGATGCCGCGGATATGGCCGTCCTTGCTGGCGCCGAGGACGACGCGGATCTGCGATTCATGGCGCGGCGTCGATACGGTCATGGATTCTTCCCGGCTGTAAATCATATACGCCGGTTTTCCCGTCAGCCAGGCAATATACGCCGGATAGACTTCCATGACGGCTGTCTGCTTGGAGCCGAAGCCGCCGCCGATGCGCGGCTTGATGACGCGGATCTTCGATTTCGGGATTTCCAGGGCATTGGCAACGATGCGGCGGACGTGGAACGGAACCTGCGTCGAACTGACAATGGTCAGGCGGCCGAAGGCGTCCTTATAGGCATAGGCCCGGAACGTTTCCATAGCGCCCTGCTGGTTCTGGCGCGTATGATAAGTCCTGTCGATGACGACGTCCGATGAAGCCAGGACGGCATCGATGTCGCCGTGTTCATCACAGGCCTGGGCGACGAGATTGCGCTTGTTGTCGCCGCCGACGTCGACGAGGGGATTCCAGTTGTCTTCGGGATGGACGACGATATCGTTATCCAAGGCTTTGGTGAAATCCAGGAGCGGTTCCTGGACATCGTACTCGACGCGGAGGACGCGCAGGGCCCTGTCGACGGCTTCTTCACTCGTACCGGCGACGAGGGCGACGGGATCACCGACGAAGCGGATCTGCTTATCCAGGATGAGGCGGTCATACGGGCTCAGTTCCGGATAGGTCTGGCCGGCAATGGTGAACCGCGACTGCGGTACGTCATCGGCCGTGACGATGCAGACGATGCCCGGCACCTTTTCGGCCGCACTCTTGTTCACGTTCTTGACGATGGCTCTGGCATGAGGACTGCGCAGGGCCTTGACGATGAGGCAGTCCTTGGGCCGCAGGTCATCTGTATAGACTGGCTGTCCCGTGACCAGGGCCTGAGAATCTTTCTTAGCGACGCCGTGATTGATGACTTTGTATTCCATTATGCCCGGACCTCCTTCCCTTTGGCTTTGAAATAAGCCTTAATAGCCCGCATATGGCTTATATAACCGGTGCAGCGGCAAAGATTCCCTGAC containing:
- a CDS encoding universal stress protein — encoded protein: MKNILVPIDGSHPSHNALQHAIDIANVYNAELTIVNITNADAVLDSFDVFEDMTDEKVKDLTKLAKDKSGYVLEKAMEAVPENLMVHTVQLVSTPEIGILSEAEKCDADLIVMGRRGSHSLSEQILGSASTYVLAHAKCPVLLAHNEKEGPYQRILVPADGSEESLKAVRYAVEFAKADGASVTVFHVANMRDLIAEETALDQKKHGLEDLTDRLRQSADRVFALCKAAVADHKGGVDIHFVANIGRPGPTILKKAEKDGSDLLIMGSRGRSGLTSILLGSVSRYITTHSGLPVMIVK
- a CDS encoding xanthine dehydrogenase family protein molybdopterin-binding subunit; protein product: MEYKVINHGVAKKDSQALVTGQPVYTDDLRPKDCLIVKALRSPHARAIVKNVNKSAAEKVPGIVCIVTADDVPQSRFTIAGQTYPELSPYDRLILDKQIRFVGDPVALVAGTSEEAVDRALRVLRVEYDVQEPLLDFTKALDNDIVVHPEDNWNPLVDVGGDNKRNLVAQACDEHGDIDAVLASSDVVIDRTYHTRQNQQGAMETFRAYAYKDAFGRLTIVSSTQVPFHVRRIVANALEIPKSKIRVIKPRIGGGFGSKQTAVMEVYPAYIAWLTGKPAYMIYSREESMTVSTPRHESQIRVVLGASKDGHIRGIFVDSLWNAGAYGEHTPTTVTLSGHKSIPLYNAAEAFRFSYTCVYTNTIAAGAYRGYGATQGLFALETAVNELAAALHMSPVALRLKNLVRQGQVMPAYFNETALSCTLDKCLERVVQMSGWHDDCPRQVLPNGHIRAIGIAAAMQGSSITNVDVASVTIKVNDDGFYSLNIGATDMGTGCDTILAQIAAECLLCPVDNIVTYGVDTDTSPYDSGSYASSTTYLTGNAVVKTCQSLIQRMKERAAVKLGSAGIDNLEFDGQAITDLATGKKITIKDLGNDAMFMNDIALEATESCYSPTSPPPYMAGAATVDVDPETGHISLVQYDAVVDCGTVINPALAKVQTEGGIVQAIGMALTENIQITPSGRIQNNSFMQYRMPTRMDLGQINVEFEPSYEPNGPFGAKSIGELVIDSPAPAIAHAIYNATGIWLRDLPMTAEKLYKAMRKK